AGGTTCAGATGCCTGAAATCATTTTTTTCATAGCCCGGAACTAATAAATCAGTATTGATATGACCGCTTAAAGCAATAACATTTTTAACTTTTTCAGGATAGCTTAAAGCAACGGCATAGCTCAGGATTGTTCCCTGGCTGAATCCAATCAATGTTACATTCTGGAAGTCAATAGGAAGTTCAGAAATCAGTTCGTTGATGAGCTTTGCAATAAGGTCTCTTGATTCCTTAGCCTGGTCAATATCCGAAAATTTATTTTCATCCGCATCAAAATTGATGGCATACCAGGCGTGTCCATATGGCTGCAGATTATAAGGTGCGCGGGCCGAAACCACATAATATTCATCAGGAAGTTCAGAAGCAAAAGAAAAGAGGTCTTCTTCGTTACTTCCATAACCATGAAGCAATAACAGCAGCGGATTCTTTTCTTTTTTTATTTTAGGTTCCCGAATAAGATATTCTATATTTGATTTCATTAGTTTTAAGTAAGGTTTTTAAATGCTTTTTGGAAGAAACCTCCCAAGAGAGGAATTTTGTTCATCTGTCCCTGAAGTGCGCTCACAAAACTATAGGCCCATAAAATAAAAATAAAGATATACAGGGCTGATGAAATCATCCAGCTGTCAAACAATCCAACAGGATAGCCTAAAGCAAAGAACAGAAGGAATATTCCTAAAGTCTGTCGGATATAAAAGCCTGCAAAAGCATTTTTTTTATCGCCATTTAATACCGCAGCGATTATTGTTCCTATGATGGTAAGGTGGGTTATAATAGCAATGTTTTTTCCTTCGTTAACTGTATTTTCCATAATCTATTCGTTTAAAACCAATTGTTGGTTATTGTATATTCCATAGGCTTTTCCTTTCATGGATTCTCCCAGAAAAGCTGAATTTTTTGATTTTGACAAGATGCTTTCTTTACCAAATGTCCATTTCTCTTCAGGATTAAACAGGGTCAGATTTGCTTTATTTCCTTCTTTGATAACACTTTCGTCAATACTGAAAATTTCTTTTCCCTGAGTCAGTTTTTCAATTACTGTTTCCAGAGGAAGAACAGTCAGTAATGCTCCAAAAGCGCTTTCCAATCCAATAGTTCCGTTTTTGGCCATATCAAACTCCATTTTTTTGTGTTCGATATCCATCGGATTATGGTCGGAGGTAATCATATCGATGATTCCGTCTTTTACAGCTTTTACCAAGGCCTTTCTGTCTGTTTCACTTCTTAACGGAGGAGTTACTTTATATCGGGTATCAAAACCATCCAATTTTTCATCGGTCAATACCAGATTATGAATGGCCACACTACAGGTCACATCCAAACCTTTCGCTTTCGCTTCTTTGATAAGCTGTACCGATTTTGCGGTTGAAATAGTTGGGATGTGTAATTTTCCTCCGGTATATTCTAAGATAAACAAATTCCTTGAAACCTGCAATTCTTCTGCCAGAGAAGGAATACCTTTCAGGCCAAGGCGGGTGCTGGCTATACCTTCATTGGCAACACCTGCTCCCTTAATATCCGAATCCTGAGAATAGGCGATAACCAATCCATTAAAATCCTGTACATATTGCAGCGCAATTTTTAGCAGGTTGGCATTTGACAAGCTTTTGTTATAATCACCAAAAGCCACGGCGCCAGAATTTTTCATATCAAACAGCTCGGCAAGGTCTTTACCTTCGCTTCCTTTAGTCAGTGCCCCAATAGGGAACAGTTCTGTGGCAAAACCTTCTGCTTTTCTTTTTGAAAAACTGATTCCCGATTGGCTGTCTGGAATCGGAAAAGCATTGGGTTGCAAGGCGATGGCCGTAAAACCACTTTTTCCGGCTGTATTCAGTCCGTTAGAAAGAGTTTCCCTGTCTTCAAAACCCGGTTCGCCTAAGCTAACACTGGAATCAAACCAGCCTTGTGATATATGAAGACCTTGAAAAGTAACTTCTTTAAGTTTATCAGGATTCTGGAGCTTTTTTCCAATTTTAGTAATGACGCCACCCTCAATTTTCAAATCGGCAATCTCATTGTGATAAGGGCTTTTAGGGTCAATAACCTTAGCTTGTCTGATAATTAGGTTCATTTTACGAATTTTTGTATCAATATTTCAGTGACTAAAAAGAGTAGCGTTAAAAACACAAACCATTTCCATATTTCATTGTCTGTCCTGTTGGTTTGTAAAGTATCAAAAACTTCATCAATGCTTCCAATAACATTATAATCTGATAATACGGATTCATTGGAAGTAGCGATATTGCTTTCTGTTCGGGCATAATTAAAGCTGATTTCCTTTAAAAGATTATCTTGCTTGTAGATGCCATAATTTCCGGCTTCCTGTGGAAAATCGTTGAACGTAAGTTTGACTTTATTATTCAATATCTGCTGCATTGGAATGAATTTCTCATTCGTTTCTTCCGAAAGACTTTTGATCTCAACAATTTCATCTTTGGAGAGGGAAGCGTCAATAAGGAAAGGGCTATTTTCACCAATAGTCAAGGCGCTGATTCCAGTTTTCTGACTGCTTAATGCCATATTGTAAAAAGTAGGCACAATCAAAGGTGAATTCTGGAAATTGGAGTTGTTTTTATTTAGCGGAGCCGAAAATACATAAACCGAACTGACCGGATTTTGTATTGCCGTAAGAAAAGCATTCTGGTCTTCAAAACTCAATATTGATGGATAAGCACTTGAAATGCTGTAAGCACTGCTAACATTCGGATATTGGAAATTGTCAATCTTTTTCTCAAAAACGGTACTGTAGAGCGGATGATTAAAGGCAATTTTGGTAACCAGTTTCTCTCCGTTTTCTAAAGATTTGAATTGTATTTTTCCGAAATTTCCCATCAGGCTATTCAGGTTGGAAATACTGCTTTCAGAAGACGGAATAACAATCAGATTGCCACCTTTTTCTACAAAAGTTTTTAAGGTGGTCTGCAAAGCTTGAGGAACTTCAGGAACCTCGTTTAAGATAATAGCATCTTGTTTTTCCAGTATATTGTAATCCAGTGTTTTTAAGTCGAAGTTGCTGAAAATAAATTCATTATCAGAATAGATTTTTTTCAGGAAGCTGCTTTTTTCAGGCTGTCCAATGCTAACAATGTTCATCTTTTGCGGCTTTGAAATACTGAAAAATAATTGGTTATCATATTGCAGAGCATTGTCATCTATGGCGGCATAACCATTGAAATCTCCTTTTGGAATAGTAAAATTGATTGACTTTTCTTTGCCTTCAAAATTGACTATGGTTTTGGCAACCAGTTTTTTGTTATTATAAAGAGAAATAGGAATATCCTTTTCATTGTCACCGTAGAAAGAAAGCGTGATGCCTATTTCGTAAAAATTGTCCAAAGCCTGTTGGATGAAAACGCTGTCAATAGCTACATTGTTCTTTTGTTCTGCTTTTGGAATGATAAAATAGGCATTTGAAGTGCTATCAATGTTTTTAAGCTGTTTTGGCTGTAAACCCACTGCGTCTGTAATAATTACTATGTCTTTGTTATAAGGCGATTTTCTGGATTTTATTTTGGCCATCAAATTATCCAAAACAAAGGGAGAAGCACTGTATTTTAGGTTTTGCAATTCTCTTTGGATGGATTTTATGTCGGTATTCCAAAAAGTTTCAGAGTTTGTAATTAGTGAAAAAGTCTGGTTTTCAGGAACGTTTTCCAATAATTCCTGAACTGCCCGTTTCATCAATTCGCCTTGTTTTCCTTTGGCCTGCATTGAAAAGGAATTGTCGAGAACGATAAACATTTCGTTCGTGATTCCTTTACTGTCTTTAGCCTGGAAAAAAGGCTGGGCAAATGCAATAATCAAACAAGCCAGAAGAAATAACCGGGTAAGTAATAAAAGCCATTTTTTTAACCTCGAACTTTTTCGGGTTTGTATGGCAAGCTCTTTTAGAAAATGTACGTTGGTAAAATATTCTTTCTTGAAACGACGCAGTTGAAATAAATGAACCAGAATTGGAATGACCAATAAGAAAAGGAAGTAAAGAATTTCAGGGTGTTTGAACTGCATTTATTGAAAGTTTGTCAAAAATACAAATTAGTTGGCAGTTGTCGTAGCTAGTTTGGAGATTTTTTTGGAATATTAAATTGGCAGGTTAAAAAGCCACAGATTGAAGGATTAAAAAGATTTGATGCCTAAAATCCGCGTAAATCTGCATAATCCATGTAATCCGCGACTAAAAACGAATCTTTTGATATTTATAAAAAGCCACAGATTAAAGGATTAAAATGATTCAATGTCTAAAACTGTGTAAATTGGTTTAATCTGAGGCAAAAATCTATCGCCTCAACATAAGTGAAATTAACATTTCGTGATGATGCTTTTGCTTTCCGAAGCCTTATTTTTGTTCTAAACAATTTTCAAAATGAAAAAAATCAATTTCTTTCTTCTTGTTTTTTTATTTGTTATGAATGCAAAAGCCCAGGATAAAATTTATAATCTGATTGTAGGAACCTACACGAATTCCTGTGAAAGTAAAGGAATATATGTTTATGATTTTAGTCCGGACACCGGTGATTTTTCTTTAAAAAAGACACAGAAAACAGACAATCCGAGTTATCTCACGGTTTCGGAAGATGTCAAATATGTCTACAGCGTTAATGAAAATGGAGCAGACAGTAAAATAAGTTCTTTCCGTTTTGATTCAAAAAGCGGCCAATTGCAACTGTTAAACTCTCAGGATTCGAAAGGTGCCGACCCGTGTTATATTATTAATGATGACAAAAATGTAATTGTAGCAAATTATTCAGGAGGAAGTATCGTTGTTTTTGAAAAGAAGGCAGATGGAAGTCTGCAAGAAGCCAAACAGGTTATACAACATACCGGAAAAGGAATCAATAAAAGCCGACAGGAAAGTGCCCATGTTCATATGGTATATTTTTCACCGGATAAAAAATATATTTTGGCAAATGATTTAGGAATGGATATGATTTACGTTTACAAATACAATAAGAATGCTCCGGAAAAAATATTGGAATTAAAAGATAAAATAGCTGTAAAACCAGGAAGCGGTCCTCGTCATCTTACGTTTAGTAAAGATGGGAAGTTTGTCTACTTGCTTCAGGAACTGGATGGAACACTTACTGTTTTTAAATACAAAAATGGTTCTTTAAAACAGCTTCAGGAAACTACTGTTGTAGCTAAAGATTTTAAAGGAGAAAATAGTGCGGCAGACATTCATATTTCGCCCGACGGACATTTTTTATATGCCACAAACAGGGGAGATGCCAACACCATCAACGTCTTTGCTATTAATAAAAAAGGAACGTTGGATTTAGTCAATCAGGTAAGCACTAAGGGAAAAGGTCCGAGGAATTTTGCCATTGACCCAAGCGGTAAATTTTTACTGGTCGCACACCAATATACAAACGATGTTGTGATATTCAGGATAGATAAAACTACAGGAAAGCTTTCCGATACCGGAAAAAGAATTGAGCTTTGTTCTCCCGTTTGTTTGGTTTTTACCAAATTCTAAATTCTATTTGCCTTTATCTTTTCTCTTTTTGTCTCGGTTTCTTTCCACAGCACGGTTTCTTGGCTTTGTCTTTCTTGGTTTAGTTTTGCCGGGACCGCCCAGATTGACTTTTTTGTTCTTGTCTGATTTTTCATGAAAAGCACTGCCTCCTTCTTTTTTGACTTTTTTCAAAAGCTTAATCGGTTGTTTTACTTTTTCTGATTCGATAAGAACAGTTGAAATTTCAACTCCTTCCGGAATTGGAAGCATATCTACTTCCATGTCCATCAGCATTTCACACTCAATAAAAGCATCTTCTTCCTTTGGTCCTACAAAACTGATAGCGGTTCCTTCTTTATCGGCACGACCGGTTCTTCCAATTCTATGGATGTATTGTTCCGGGATTTCTGCAACATCAAAATTCAATACATGGGTAATATCAGAAATGTCCAAACCTCTGGCCATAACGTCTGTGGTGATGATTCCCCTCAAATCTCCTTTTTGGAAATCCTGCATAGTAGTAAGACGATAATTCTGAGACTTGTTGGAATGAATCACACCAAACTGCTCACCAAAATCTTCTTCAATACGGTCGTAAATCATATCAACAAAACGCTTGTTATTCACGAAAATTAAGATTCGTGACATGGACTCGTCAGTTGACAAAAGATGTTTCAACAGGTTAATTTTTGTGTTGAAATTCGGAACGGCATATTTGACCTGCTTGATTTTTTCCAATGGTGTTCCGGATGGGGCCAGCGAAACTTCTTCCGGAAAATCAAAATAATCTTCCAATACAGCATCAACTTCATCAGTCATTGTAGCAGAGAAAAGGATATTTTGGCGTTTTGGACGCATCATTGCCAAAATGGAAGTTAGCTGTACGCGGAAACCAAGATTCAGCATTTCATCAAATTCATCAATCACCAGTTTTTGGGTTTCATCAAAACGCAATACATTGTCTAAAGCCAAATCCATGACACGACCCGGTGTACCAACCAAAACATCTATTCCCTGATAAACAGAAGTTTTTTGAGTGTTGATATTGACACCTCCGTAAATGCCCAAAGTCCTGACGGACATGTATTTGGTTAGCTTTTCAACTTCTTCTACAACCTGTACTACCAATTCTCTGGTAGGAACCAGAATTACAATTTTTGGTGTATGTGTAGGAGTGAACTTATACAGTTTTAACAAAGGCAGAAGGTAGGCAAAAGTTTTTCCTGTTCCTGTCTGGGCAATACCCATCATGTCACGCCCTGATGCAATTACAGAAAATGACCTTTCCTGAATTGGTGTAGGTGAAGTGAATCCTAAATCATCAATTGCTTTTTGTAAAGATTTAGGAAGGTTGAATTGCTCAAAAGTTGACATATTGTATAAATTTTGGGCAAAGGTACGTTAAAATTTGGATTTCTCAGATTGGGATGCTTTTAAGCCTTAACAGAAGGTTATTTAAAACCCTTCGAACACACCCAAACCAAATAAAGCAAAATCATATTTCACAGGGTCGTTCGGGTCCAGTTTTCGCAATTGTAAATCTAATTCTGCCAATGCCTTGGCATCGTTTTGTTTTCGGTGTAAAAGACCTAGTTTTCGTGCTACATTTCCAGAGTGTACATCAAGCGGGCAGGACAGGGCAGAAGGTGAAATGGTTTTCCAGATTCCAAAATCAACGCCTTTTTTGTCCTGACGAACCATCCATCTCAAAAACATGTTGATTCTTTTGGCTGCGGAATTATTCAGCGGGTCAGAAATATGTTTTTGGGTTCGTTGCAGATGCTCTATTTCAAAGAAGATTTTTTTAAATTCATGAATGCTATGCTGCATAGAATCTCCTTTTTGGTTTTTCAAAAAGACAGCTTCCAGTCCACTATGATTGGTATAAATATTCTGTAAAGCTTTGATAAAACTGATAAAATCCTGTCCGTTGAAAGTCCTGTGTACAAAATTTTCCAGTCGTTCCAATTGGTAATCCTGATGGGTCATGATAAAATCATAAGGAGAGTTCCCCATCAATTCCATCATTTTTTTGGAATTATTGATAATCATTTTCCGATTGCCCCACGCGATAATCGAACTTAAGAATCCGGCAATCTCGATATCTTCCTTTATTGAAAAAGCATGCGGAATCTGAATAGGATCGGATTCAATAAAATCAGGATTATTGTATAATTCAACCTTTTCGTTAAGGAAGGCTTTTAATTCTGTATCTGTCATAAATTAGTTGGTAGGTTACGGAATCAATCCGTCAGACATTACCAGTTTTCGGTCTGCCATATTAGCCAGCTCTTCGTTGTGGGTAACAATTACAAACGTTTGTCCAAACTCATCTCTAAGCTTAAAGAACAATTGGTGTAGATTTTCTGCGGAAACAGTATCTAAATTTCCGGATGGCTCATCAGCGAAGATGACGGCAGGTTTGTTAATAAGCGAACGCGCAACGGCCACACGTTGTTGCTCACCACCGGAAAGTTCTCCCGGCTTATGGTCAATCCTGTGTGACAATCCAAGGTAATCTAAAAGTCTTTTGGCTTCCGCTTCGGTTTCCGATTTTGATTTTCCGGCAATAAAAGCAGGAATGCACACATTTTCCAAAGCCGTAAATTCAGGTAAAAGCTGGTGGAATTGGAATATAAATCCAAGTTTTAGGTTTCTGAAACGGGAGAGTGCCTTGTCATTAAGATGCAGGATGTTTTCTCCGTCGATTTGTAATTCGGTTCCGTTTTCTATATTCGGTTTGTCTAATGTTCCCAGAATTTGAAGTAACGTGGTTTTTCCGGCTCCGGAAGCTCCCACAATTGAGACGATTTCACCTTTTTCAATATGGAGGTCAACGCCTTTTAATACATGGAGCTTGTCGTAATATTTATGTAGGTTTTTTGCCTGAATCATTTTTTCCTATTTGTACAAAGAAACAAAGTTTTTGAAAATTTTCCCATCTTTAGCAGGTTATTCTTAGTGATAAAGTTTAGTTAATGCCATTCCTGAAACTTCAGATAATCGTTATTTTTGAGGAAAACTAAGGACACAATGAAAAAGATGATTGGACTGCTGACTTTGATTACGATTTCATGCCAGTCAAAAGAAAAGGAACAAGAACAATTAATTTCTGAAATTAAGGAACCCATAAAAATGGAAGTAGAAAAAGGATTAGAGATTGCAACCTTTGGAGGTGGATGTTTCTGGTGTACAGAAGCTATATTTTTAGAGTTGGACGGTGTTAAAAAAGTAGAATCGGGCTATACCGGAGGTAAGACCGAAAATCCAACTTATGAGGAAGTTTCTACCGGAACAACAGGACATGCGGAAGCAACACAAATTACTTTTGACCCGAATAAGATTAGCTTTGGCGAATTATTGGAAATATTTTTTGCAACCCATGACCCAACAACATTAAACCGTCAGGGAGCAGATATTGGTACCCAATACAGAAGTGAAATTTTTTACCACAATGAGGAACAAAAGAAACTGGCAGAGGACTATATAAAACTTCTGGATAGAGAAAATACATTTGGTAAACCGGTTGTGACTAAAGTTTCTCCTGCGGGTAAATTCTACGTAGCAGAAAACTACCATCAGAATTATTATGCAAGAAATAAGGAGAAGTCCTATTGTAGTTATGTCATTACCCCAAAAGTTGAAAAAGTAAGAAAGCAGTTTGCAGGAAAGCTGAAAAAATAATTGGCATTAGTTTTGCGTTATAATAGCGACTAAACAATTGAAAATGACAGAACAAGTTCAGATTAAAGTCGCTTCAGGCAAAAAACAGAAACAGTTACTATTGAGTATACTGTTTGATGTTATAGGAATGACAACTTATGCACTTCCTTTTATTGGAGAATTTGCAGATATTGCCTGGGCTCCTATTTCAGGATTTATCCTGGCAAGAATGTATAAGGGAACAGTAGGTACGGTTGGGGGTATCATCTCTTTTCTGGAAGAATTATTTCCCTTAACAGATATATTGCCAACATTTACCCTGACATGGATTTATACTTATTATTTCAGCAATGAAAAAAAGTAACGATTTTGTTAGATAATAAAAAAGCCGGAAGTTCAATTCCGGCTTTTCTTTTTTATAGCAGTTGCAACTTAGTTGCTTTCTTCGTTTTTTTCTTTAGGCAATAAAAATCCCAATCTCATGCTTCGAATCATTCGCTTGGCAAAAGGAAAGAAAAATCCCGATTGTCCAAAAATATATCCGAAAACCATTAGCATAAAAGGATAAAGTGGTAACACCAATACCAATAGAATGATATAGTATAGCGACCAATGCGTATTTTCTTTTGTTATTCCGAGAAGTCCCATCAAAAAATAGGAAATACGGGCTGAAAGGGAACCGTTTATGGCAAAAACAATAAAAATTATGACAAGCTGGTAGTTTGATGTAATGCCCCAGCGCTTTTTAAGCTTATTCATACTTAATAAATATAGCGCAAAACTACAACTTTAAATTCGAGGCACAAAACCTCCAAGTTTTATATTATGGGTAAGTTGAAAATAAGTGAGATAGTTATACAGCATATAATTAACTTCATAGCCATAGTTTATATTGTTTTGATAGTCAATACTCATATCAAAGCGTCGGTCGCCCTGGTTGAAACGGCTATTCCATTCCATGACCCACACGCGGTTTCGCGTTTCCATGTATTGTTGTGAATAATAATTTCGTGGCCTTGCATAGCTGTAAAACCAGCTGTTGAATCCCGGGTCGATAATGATAACTTCATATTCAAGTTCTTCATTGGCAATTTTTATCGTGTCATTTTGTACCGCCTTATCAGTCTGTTGAAACGTTTTGGTTTTTGTATCTTTTGTTGTGGTACATCCAAAAATCAAAAAGAATAACGCAATGATGTAAATGAGATTTTTCATGTTTGACAGGATTTGTATAAAGTTACTCATTCTTTTCGGAATGCTTTTTCGGCTTCTTATATTTTTAACAAAAAAAAGCCAGACGTCAGTCTGGCCTTAGTATACTATATTGTAATGATTTATCTTCCGAAAAGTTTTCCAAGAAAACCACCGATGCCTCCTTTTTTATTGACAGCAGCCATTGCATCACTCATGTCTATCTTGCCGTCATTGTTTTGGTCTAATCCAAACTGACCTCCATATTTCTGGATGGCATCCATGATAGATGAACCGCCCTGACCACCGCTAAGGGAGTTGACAATGTCTGAAATTTCAAAACTTTTGTCGTTAGGATTTTTTGCTTTTCCAATCAGAGACCCTAAAACTTTTGGAATTAGTCCGCCGGCAACACCCGAAGCAGCATCACTGCTAAGGCCGAATTTTTCTCCCAGATTTCCGGAAAGCTGCTCTGTTAGTTGTTTCACAACAGGATTTGATGCTGAACCGGCATTATCGCCTTGAAACAATTGACCAATCTGGTCTGCGCCACCATCAGAAATAATTTTCTGAAGCCCTGAAAAAATAGAGGTGCTGGCTTCGTCCATAACACCTTCGTTCAATTCATTTGGTACGGAATTATTGTTTACTACAGCGTCGTTTCCGTACTGTCTTACTAAATCGGATAATTGTTCTAGCATCTTCTGTAAGTTTAAAGTTTAAACAAATCTATACAAAAAAGCCTAATATTTAACAAGAATGATAAATTATATGTCTGATTTTAATAAACTGATGATTTGTTCTGCCAGTTCAATTCCAATTCGGTCCTGTGCTTCCAATGTTGCTGCACCAATATGCGGTGTTAGTGATATTTTAGGGTGCATGAGAACCTGTACGGCTGGTGTAGGTTCTTCTTCAAAAACATCCAGTCCGGCAAATAAAACCTTTCCGTTATCTAAGGCTTCAATAAGGTCAACTTCGTTAATTATACCGCCACGCGAAGCGTTTATAATTCCCACACCGTCTTTCATCTGCTCAAATTCTTCTTTCCCGATTACATATCCGTCTTGTGCAGGAACGTGCAATGAGATAAAGTCGGAATGCCTTAAAATATCTTCCATTGGTTCAGTCACGATGTCAACATTAATAAACTGACCATTATAAAAATCCACCTTAATTTCTGCATTGCCTACAAACTTATCGGAAGCGATGACACGCATGCCCAATCCGAGTCCGATTTTGGCAACCGCTTTTCCTATTTTTCCAAAACCGATTATTCCAAGTGTTTTTCCTTTTAATTCAATTCCATTGGCATACGCTTTCTTTAGTCCTTCAAAATTAGAATCACCTTCAAGCGGCATGTTGCGGTTGGCATCATGCAGGAATCGTACGCCCGAAAAAAGGTGGGCAAAAACCAGTTCGGCCACAGATTCTGATGAAGAAGCCGGAGTGTTGATAACATGTATTCCTTTTTCGCGGGCATAATCCACATCGATATTATCCATGCCTACACCGCCTCTGCCTATAACTTTCAGCGTAGGGCAGTTGTCAATAATGTCTTGTCTTACTTTAGTTGCACTTCGTACTAAAAGCACTGAAATAGCATTTTTATTGATATAATTGGCGACCTGTTCCTGTGCTACCTTGGTCGTTATGACTTCAAATCCGCCTTTTTCCAAAGCGATGATGCCGCTTTTTGAAATTCCGTCGTTGGCTAATACTTTCATGTTTCTTAATTGTGTTTTATGTTTTGGTGAATCAGGCATTTGTCTTTTCAAATTCCTTCATTACATCTACCAGTACCTGTACGCTCTCCAAAGGCAAAGCATTATACATGGAAGCCCTGTAACCGCCTACGGAACGATGTCCGGTCAGACCAGATATTCCGGCTTCTTTCCAATACTGGTCGAATGCCTGTGCCTGGGTTTCGTCCTTTAGCAAGAAAGTCGCATTCATGTTGGAACGGTCTTCTGTAACGGCTGTTCCGTTGAATAATGGGTTTCGGTCTATTTCTGCATATAATAACTGGGCTTTGGCCTCGTTGATTTTTTCAATGGCAGGAATTCCACCTTGTCGTTTTAGCCATTGCAATGTCAGTAGGGAAGTGTAGACTGCAAAAACTGCAGGTGTATTGTACATACTTTCTTTTTCAATGTGCTGCTGATAGTTTAATATATTCGGTATGTTTCGTCCTGTTTTACCCAAAATAGCTTCTTTGACCACTACGAGCGTAACTCCTGCTGGTCCCATGTTTTTTTGAGCTCCGGCATAAATGAGGTCAAATTTTGAGAAATCGAGTTGGCGTGAAAAAATATCCGAACTCATATCGCAGACTACCGGAATTTTTGTTTCCGGAAATTCTTTTATCTGTGTTCCGTAAATCGTATTGTTGGAGGTGCAGTGAAAATAATCAGCATCTGCAGGAATAGCATAATGTTTAGGAATATGATTGTATTTATCTTCTTTTGAGGAAGCAACCACAATGGTTTCTCCAAATGCTTTGGCTTCCTTTATGGCTCCTGCTGCCCAGGTTCCGGTATCTAAATAAGAAGCTTTCCCGCCGTCTCGCAATAAATTGTAAGGAACCCGTAAAAATTCCATACTGGCGCCGCCTTGTAAAAATAAAGCCTGATAACCTTTTCCCTGCAAGCCCAGAAGTTCCAAAACCAGGGCTCTGGCTTCTTCCATTACGGCTACAAAATCTTTACTCCTGTGTGAAATTTCCAGAATGGATAAGCCCGAATCATTGAAGTTCAAAATAGCCTGTGCTGATTTTTCAAATACTTCTTGCGGCAGGATGCAAGGAC
This portion of the Flavobacterium lindanitolerans genome encodes:
- a CDS encoding D-2-hydroxyacid dehydrogenase — protein: MKVLANDGISKSGIIALEKGGFEVITTKVAQEQVANYINKNAISVLLVRSATKVRQDIIDNCPTLKVIGRGGVGMDNIDVDYAREKGIHVINTPASSSESVAELVFAHLFSGVRFLHDANRNMPLEGDSNFEGLKKAYANGIELKGKTLGIIGFGKIGKAVAKIGLGLGMRVIASDKFVGNAEIKVDFYNGQFINVDIVTEPMEDILRHSDFISLHVPAQDGYVIGKEEFEQMKDGVGIINASRGGIINEVDLIEALDNGKVLFAGLDVFEEEPTPAVQVLMHPKISLTPHIGAATLEAQDRIGIELAEQIISLLKSDI
- the serC gene encoding 3-phosphoserine/phosphohydroxythreonine transaminase translates to MKKHNYSAGPCILPQEVFEKSAQAILNFNDSGLSILEISHRSKDFVAVMEEARALVLELLGLQGKGYQALFLQGGASMEFLRVPYNLLRDGGKASYLDTGTWAAGAIKEAKAFGETIVVASSKEDKYNHIPKHYAIPADADYFHCTSNNTIYGTQIKEFPETKIPVVCDMSSDIFSRQLDFSKFDLIYAGAQKNMGPAGVTLVVVKEAILGKTGRNIPNILNYQQHIEKESMYNTPAVFAVYTSLLTLQWLKRQGGIPAIEKINEAKAQLLYAEIDRNPLFNGTAVTEDRSNMNATFLLKDETQAQAFDQYWKEAGISGLTGHRSVGGYRASMYNALPLESVQVLVDVMKEFEKTNA
- a CDS encoding DUF6787 family protein — its product is MNKLKKRWGITSNYQLVIIFIVFAINGSLSARISYFLMGLLGITKENTHWSLYYIILLVLVLPLYPFMLMVFGYIFGQSGFFFPFAKRMIRSMRLGFLLPKEKNEESN
- a CDS encoding DUF6146 family protein encodes the protein MKNLIYIIALFFLIFGCTTTKDTKTKTFQQTDKAVQNDTIKIANEELEYEVIIIDPGFNSWFYSYARPRNYYSQQYMETRNRVWVMEWNSRFNQGDRRFDMSIDYQNNINYGYEVNYMLYNYLTYFQLTHNIKLGGFVPRI
- the msrA gene encoding peptide-methionine (S)-S-oxide reductase MsrA is translated as MKKMIGLLTLITISCQSKEKEQEQLISEIKEPIKMEVEKGLEIATFGGGCFWCTEAIFLELDGVKKVESGYTGGKTENPTYEEVSTGTTGHAEATQITFDPNKISFGELLEIFFATHDPTTLNRQGADIGTQYRSEIFYHNEEQKKLAEDYIKLLDRENTFGKPVVTKVSPAGKFYVAENYHQNYYARNKEKSYCSYVITPKVEKVRKQFAGKLKK